ATTATTGATATAAATTAACCAAGACTCATGATTAACTTTTGCACATTACACTATCCCAGCAAATGCCATGTCCACTGATGCCAATGCCTATAAACATAATGGAGTCTGGCACAAACCTGGGCATATCGTACGGAATGGATAATACGCAAGCTGCTAAAGCAAGTACAGGACCATGAATTGACGCTACAGAAAGCCCGGATCTCAAATTTCTGAAATTACAAAAACAAAAGTTGAAACTTCAATGGAATAGTAAATAAGCCATTTTTAACAAGTTGTAATCAGATAAAACTAATAAGACATGCACAAGGAACCGGCTTTCACAGTGGCTATATGACAAAAAAGAATATGGATTGCATCAATTTCATTTAGCCATAAACAAAAGCTCAAACAAGAGAGCCATGTACATGAGACTAAATATCAAGGCATGTACCAACTAATACAGTTAATGCATATATCATGTATATTCTGTGCATTATGAAGCCAAACCGAATTGTGGATAGCATCTAAGCATATAATTTGAAATTTGGCTTTAATCAACAGGTTAAgtagaaaatcaaccaaatatTTAACCTTTGCCTTCTTTTCTTCAGGATGATGTTTGCTTCCCTAAAAGCTCTGTTACGGAAGTCTTCAGCTAGATCAGCATCTCCACCCTTCATGAGGCCAGCTAATACTGCAGCTGCATGCTCCCTTACCTGAATCATTTATTGTAAATTCCAGAACTGAGCAACACACGATAATGCCTAGTTTTAGTTGGGTATCTAGGATTCAGTGCAATTCTCCACCATTTGGAAACAAAAACAGTACAAGCAATCTTCTTCAAGCAAAAAATCAGGAATCAGAACTAAAAATGCTCAGGAATagaatttcagtttttttttttttgggttatgtTCCTAGGGATGTTAAACCACTAAGTTTTTTCATTCCAAAACAGAGCACCAAAAGAATGGTGTTTAAAACTTATGCGGTTAACCATTCTGATTACTTTTTATTTCCCAAGACACTCATCCAACCTCACAGTTTGACATTCTCTGGAGATATCATGCAGTTTGAGTTTCAAAAAGAAGAAAGGCCTAAAAGATAAAATTTCCTACAATTTGACTTTGTCATTACATTTTTTTAAGGCAACTTTGTCATTACATAGATCCTATGACTTTCAATTCACAcgacaaagggaaaaaaagctGAAAAAGGAACAAAATGCAGAAACATGTTAAGTAATTCCCAAATTTTTATGGACATTCATAATATATGCTAAGCAAGCTGATATTCACCTCAATTTGATTGTCTGCAAGTAGCTTTTCAACAGTATGCCATATTTGCCTCTCATCCACATTTGAGAGGATGAAAGTGTGCCTGTTAGAGCACACAAACTATTAGTACAACGTGAGCATATGATTAAATCTCAGCAGCAAAGATGACTCAAAAATCAGGATAAGATACCAAAGTTTATCGCAAAAATGAGGTTTACCATAACATAGCTTTTCAAATGGATAATTTGAAGCAAGGATAGAAATGTTCTTATAATTAAATTGTGGACATTTAGCTTTTCCTAGAAGGAATGTTCTCACATAGCATGGCACCTGACTAGGGCCCCAAATAATCTAAGCTGCAAGTAGCTCAGTCTCAATTGTGCCATCTGTGAAGTTTGATCTCAAACAGCTCAAATAGTAGTTTGAGCCAAGTCCAGCTACAAGATAGTTAATTGTGCAGGCAAGCCAGTCCAAGCAGCCATTGTTTTAAGAATGTATAGAATAAAAAGAAATCATATTTACTTGCTTAACATGTTTAACTCTGTAAATGATAGAGTAATATCACTAGGGGTGGTAATGTCCTTAATACAAATAAGGTAGCTCTTTAGAGAACTCAGTTGAGCCAAACCAAGCTTAAGTTCAGTATATTGAGTATGGGTTCCTGATGGACATCCAGGCCATTCActtcacttgatttggttgcaTCTATTCATTAGATATGTTCATCAAGTACAAAGACAACTATACACAGTAAAAGCTGCATTCTAACAACACAATGACTCGAAAAAGCAAACCATACCTGTACATAAAAGTCCTCAAAAACGTCAAAGTTGCAGATCTAGTTCGCCAGTTGGAGTCACTTCCTAAAGAAAGAATAAGAGAGATGGCTTTCTGGGTTCTTGTTCCATGGAAAACCCTCCATTTTAGCAATTCAAAAGCTGCTTTGGCTAGAGTTGACAAATCTTTATTTGATGTTTCCTTCATAAAAGGAGCAACACAACATTATAAAAAGCAACCAGCACCCCGAGCACCAACACCATTATTTCAGATAGTTGAATTTCTCTGGCAAAGTTAAACGatctcttttctattttttgtgtCTGCCCCCCACATCAAACTGTTACAAGATCTTTGCTTGATTTATCAGACAAATACGATTTCCAGCTTATTTTACAGATGTTGCATCATTGATCCCAGACAGCTGATTAGCCATTCAGTCACCAATTAAAGCCCTAGTTATATTCAAATAACTCAAAGAGCAACTATTCCAATAAACTTGTGTCCAACTCAAAGAGACAAGTTAAGCaacaataatttttcttaagCATATAAGTATATGGATGtaaaccaaaattcaacaaaaatatCAACATTCTGACTATGATACACAAACATAAAGTGAACTGATTAACATCTCACTTCATATGATTGAAATCGTTTACCTTACTATGCTGTGTGTACATAGATCATTCTCTTTCCATTAGATAGGACACCAGACAGTATAATAGGATGTGAAAGTTGACATCTTATCCAATATGTTTCATGAAATCAGTGGCATTCTATGAAAAAGAcggggtgtgtttggataggagattatttggaaaaacaCTATAGCACTCTtaatgatgtgatgtatgtgaaataaaaagatggttgaaaattgtgtttatgatacaagctgactgatatttgattttttttttctttttgaaatcaTGCTAACCTACCACTCTCTCTGCTCATTTCTCTGCCATGCCATACATGAGCACTCATTAAAGCTTTTACTGCTTTCATTAGTGTCACTATCTTTTAAAAGGGTGGCTACATATAATGGCTAATAAAAAATCATTCCAGAATATGGCAGAAAAAGAACCGCAAATATATCAATGGAGAGAGCAGAAAATTTATCACACCTGCAAGGAGATGATGGGGTACAGTAGGCCCGCAATAACATCCAGCAAAACTGAAGATCTTCCAGACTTCAGAGAAGAGATGACGAAATGGAATACCTGTCCAAAACagaagagagagtgaataatcAAAATCAAAGTGTGAAGAAATTTAATCATGTGGTATTTTCACAAGTGACTACCGTTTCCATCCAATTAACATCATCTCTAGAATGGTCTTTTGATATTCCATTGTCTAAGGTTTTGTCCAAGGAGGTTTCCAATATGTCACAAGCACTAATGTTGTGGATATTCACTGCAAGTTCTGAAGCTCGTTGCACAATATATTCATCCCAACTTCCACCTTCAAAATTTCCATATACATCACCCCTTACCCCTTCAAGAGAGTTACTAGGAGAACAGGATTCATGAAGCCGAATATTTGAGCATAACACACATAGGGTAACTCCAATTGATTCTCTCACCTGTCAGGAGACATTTATGTGAAACAATTAGACTTGTGTATTTCATTACAGTCAATTATTGCCACATCCAACAAATTTTACAAAACATCCAATTGTGGATGGGTTCTTTAATATCGATAAATGCTCGGACAGGTTTTGTGATTTCCAAAGCGGCCGAGGGTACAACTGTTAACTAAAAAGGGGATAAGTGCGCAAGACATAATTCCTTAAGAGGAGAGATTGAAGAAACTATACACATCAGGAGAAAAagattgtgttttttttttttttttttggggggggggggggggggggggagggatgGTGGTGGGGGAAAGGGGGACACGAGATGCTCCAGGAACAGGCAAACCAAAAAACCATGTGCTCGACAGAATAGCATAAATTATTTGTGGCTCACATTCTAGATACATTTCAAGAAAGCTCTATGAGGTGGCACATGATGCAGCAAAACAATAAGACACAATTgacacgagggaaggggttgtgATCAAACAAGTTATTAGTTAAAAGTAGTATCCTTACTTGAGCTGATGAATGACTCATATTACACACCAACTCCTTCAATAGCGTAAAATGAAGCTCTGTTTCACCTCTTAGCATCCTTTGTGGGGATATTTCTATAAATGCAGCTGAAAGAAAAGTGTAGCGCTTGGCAACTACTGAAGAAGTAACTGTCTGGCTCAATGGAGTCATTAGACAATCCATGACTCTTTGTCTCAGAAGAGGTACCCTAGTACCATATTTTCCCTTACCAGTAACTGCATAACGAATACAAGCAGCCCACTCTGGAACAGATTCCACCGATTGGGAATAAATAACATTTTGTAATTGGGTCATCATCCAGCTGTCCCATGCTTCTGAAACACCAGCGACATCAGAATGCAAGACTCCAGCAAATGCCTCAGCTGCAACACATTGCTTAGACCTCTCCTGGGAATTAACAAACTCTATCAATGCATCTCTAAGTGCCAGCAAAACAGGCATGCCACATTCTTGGGTTAGACGTTTGAAGATTCTAGCAAAATTTGAATAAAAAGGATCACTTCCTAGCAAAGATATCCAGTTAGGAGTACGAGGCCATGAAGCAGAGAAGTCAAAATAGAAGTGTGTGATTGATTTGTCTGCCAAGCTCTGGAAGGAAGAATTTCCGTGATGTCCTCGGGAGGATGCACTATCTGCATCAGCAATTATATGCACATGAGAAAGACTACTCAGAGTCTCATTGAAGAACCCCTCTTCTTGAAATATAATACTCAAAGCTCCTTCAAGCGAAGATTTGGTGGTTCCCTGTACATCCCGAATGAAAACAGGGTTTCCAGCAGAGACTTTGTAAGGTGATTCTTTTAACAGAGTATTTAAGGCAGAGATAGCTAGAATTCTCGTCTGTGGAAGTTGACTCTTCAAATTCTTTAAGAAATGACCTGAAAAGATTTAGTCTCAAATAGTAAAACTATATGGACAATCACACAAACTTTTAGTAACAGAATATGCAACTGCAATTGATCAGAGAAAAGGATAAACTAATACCAGAAGTTTCCTTAAGAATATTTGTAGATGAATGTGGATCATTTGCAGATGCCATAGACAAAAGTAGCAGCACTCTGTTAGCCATCAGATTATACCTGAAACATGGGTACAAACAAAGCTAATAAGGATTCTAAGTACAAAACCAACAGGTCACATAATACCACAGGGCAAAAATCAAGACAGACGTCTGAAGAACCAAGGACTCTGACCATGACAGTAGATACTTACCTCCAATGCAAATTTGTACTTTCAAAACTCATGGAACCAATCTCAGAAACCAAATCTGAGAAATCAGTTGCATCCGAATGAATCCCTGATGCCCTTAAAATGCTTCTAGGTATACCTTCAAAATAGATATTGTACTTGACAAAGAGCTGTAGATGTCATCAATGAATTGGttgtcaagaaaatataaagTGTAGAATCAAGTATAAAAAGTTTCAATGATAATTTGACTTCCAAGTATTTGATAGAATATCTCACCTCAGTAATTGCTTTCTGAGATTTTAGTGATTCATGACGAGAGCTATTACCAACAAAGAAGTGTGTTAAAAATACTTTACAGAGGAGCCAAATAAAAATCTTGATAGAAATTAACATAATAAAATAATGTAACCTTGAAAGAATTCCACGAAGAAAACAACAGAGGGCCTTTGCATCCTggatacaaaaaagaatatgaCAGTTCTCAGTAAAAATCACTTCAGAAACTTAAAAGTTTTTCATGTTAATAATTACCGATGTCAAACGCTTGAGAACAGTTTGGGTTGAAAGGACTGCACAAGAGCCCAAGACAGCATATTCTGGTGAACTCGGAGCCTTTAAATTTTCACTCAGAGCATACACACAGCTCGAGATTGTAGAAGGCCATCTTTTCAGCATTTTCAGAAGAGATTTCCCAGCAAGTCTGAAAATGCCAGAGAAAAATTAatcagaaattttaaaaaaaaaatcctacagcagagggaggaagagagagagagagagaatgcaAATGCTAAGTTACAGAAGgcaatataataaagaaaagtgTCATTTCACTTTTGCAATGATCTCTTTTCTTAATGCATTATTTATTCAGTCATCACCATCCATTAGGCATGACTTATGCAACAGTAGATTAAAAGATCACAGCAGATTAATTCCTTTTGATAGGATAAAAGGGCTGAAGCATTTCAAAGATCATATGGAATAACATAGTTAGCAGAATCATGAACATCGAACTAAAATCAATCTTAAAACTTCCCTCACTTCCAGATTAAGACCAGAAAACCCCACAGCATGTATAAAACTCATGATACATCAAATGCACAACCACCTCACAAAAAGCATGGAAGCCTGTCTTAAAATTGGAAACAAATTATAACTCAATTGCTTTCAAATTTGCAACTTACACTAAAAATACAGGAACCCCTAGAGAACCATGGCAAGAAAGTACAACTTAACAACTTGTATAACAAATATCTGCTTATGTGACAAATTTTATGGTATCagagtatatttattttttaagcacTTCAATCTCCTGGCTCTGAACTTACGTCCGGACTGTTTCATAGCTGTGTAAACACAGATTAAGAAGATCATCCAGCAAGATAAGCACATGATCAGATGGAGATATGTTGCCACTCGTCCGAAACAGATGGTATGATGACTGTGATGATCTCCAAGTGCTGTGCATATATGCTTTGTCGATAAGAGCCCATCTAGGCCTGTAATTAATTAAAGATGTAACAAGGAAAAGTTAACAGCACCATTGCATGCACTACAGTGGAAATTCAAGGAGAAAAGAGAGTAgaccttctttttcctttagaATGAGATGACACAATGAAATTGATCGGAGGTTCTATTATGGCAGCAGATTCCAGTTTCCAAGCCTGCCGGTGACTCGACCACTCCTCATATTCAGAACTTCCTGTTAATTcgatcaaaaaatgaaaaacatagaATATACGCTTATTCTGATAACTTTTCATCTATTACCATATGTAAGTAACTTCCTCTCCATTGATTACCATAATTTCCTAAAGCATCCATTATACGAATGACAAGCAGCAAGAGAATGCTatcatcagatttttcctccAACAGGTATCTGCAAGAAGTACAACAGAATGCAAAAAATGTAAACCTATGGTTTGCTGAAAGTCAATAGGTAAAAGATGGGTGGAAAGATAGATAGATGATAAGATAGATAAATAAAGACATGTAGATACTCACTTGCAAGCAGCATGGATAATCTCAGCAGCCTTTTCTCGCAATTCTGTGCTGCCAACAAGTGAACCTGTTGCTCCAGcaattaagaaagaaaaaagaccAGAATCTTCTACCATCCCATTCCCAACAGACGGTCTGAAATCGGGCAAGCATGACAAAATGCCTTGTAATGATGAATCAATACGCAAAAGAGTCACTTTCAAATGCTCTTTCTCATTTCCTGTCCATCAATGTGTATACACTAGTCAGGCAATGCATTGCAACAGGACAAGATGGCAGAGACAGAATTTTAACAGGATCACTGATCAGCGTTCTAGTATTTCTTTAACTTTCTGATGCGATTAGagtaaccaaaaaaaatttcatgtgTGCTTAACAAAAACTTAAGCGTCTCAAATATTCCAATGAACATAGTGCACTATATTTTGGTAGTTATTCTTAAACATCAACCTTCTATATGTTCTGAAAAAGGGTAGGAATTGCAATTAAAGTTTAAAAGCATTAGAGTTGAAATATCCAAGTAGCACCTGGATCACAGTGGATCTTAGATTGGCATATCTTCTGAAGGTCATCTAAAGCACAGTCAAAGTGCAACTTCAAGAGTTCATTCGCAAATTCAACTTCATCATCACAAGGGATATGCCACTTTGGACCGACAGGTGGTACAGCATTTGAAAAATCTTTTGTGCTAATCCATTCCTCTAATGATGCAGCAGCAGAATGACGCAAAAGACACCTGAGAACAAGGAAGTTCATTCATATCTATAATTGTGCATCTAGAATGGTGCACGTATATCATATGTGTGTAATCTAAGTAGTTTCATTGTGGTAAAATAGGAACACGAAGTGTACAGACTTGTATTGGTCAATAGGATAGTAATGAATCAAGCTTCCAAGAAGAGATCTGAGAACGTGATCACCAGCACCATTTACCTGTCAAGATATAAAGTCTCcatgaagaaaaaggaaacatgATGGATTTGATTGCATTACAAAATAACCTCCAAAACTAGAAGACTTGGAAATATTTTAAACTATTCaaggtcctaaaaatgcaaGCATATAGCAACATGCTAATATTATGTTAGTTTTGATAACAACATTAACCTACTAGGTTGTTAAGGCCCATGTCTCTTAAGTTCAAAATATAAAGTTAAAGTTGACCATAAGATACTCTATATCTTCAGTTAAAtggaaattatgatttttaCACCGAGAAGCAGAATATATGCTTTATGTCTCTTTGTTAAAACATTTGAAAATAATTGCCAAATCGAATAGGACCAGAGAGAGCATCAGGTCACACTGCTATTAAATACGTTAAGTATCCTGTTTTTGCTTAACAGAAAGAACAAACATTTGTATAGATTGAATTGATATCACttaaaaatcatgaaaagtCTAGCAGGATGACCACCTTCCAAGATGTTGAATCAAACGCAGAAAAAATCACTTCCTTAAACTCATCCTTGTAGCGAAGAAGTGCAGGACCTCCATAGCTGATCGCAACTGATAATATTTTCAATTGATACTCAATATTTGTTTCAAGAGCTGGAGAAAGTGTGGCTTTTTCCTGGAAGAAACACTGCTAATTATCAGGAAGAGAACTCAAGACAATTTTAAAGCCAATAAAAGATCCAATTACAGTTGAAGAAACCTTGCTTCGTCCAATGGCTACAGAAGTTCTTCTCCCTCCATAACCCATAACAGGTGTCTCTCTCAAGGAAGATATAACAGACAGTAGAATTGGCTCAACGATATGAAGAACTGCCTCTTCTGGATTTGAATTGACACAGGCACAACATAGTAGTCCTACTTCAGCAATTGCCCCAGGAAGAATATTTGATTTAAcaaacttggaaattttgtttaaAGCCTGTTGAAGATGATTAAAATCACAATATCTTCAAGAAATAGATATTCAGAATTTGAAACAATTATTCAACTACAGAACAACAAGCACCTGTTTATAAAGTGCTCTTGAAAGCCTCCCTAGGACAATTTCTAACATGCAGAAGTAGTAAGGACCATCCTCAACAAGAATTGTTCCTGAAGTTGTTGATGAATGAACTCCTTCATTCCTGCACCAATGCAGCTAGTAAAAACCAGTATAAAGAACAAGAGCAGCGGTAATTTTCGTTAGAGACTGCAGACAGATAGAAGGATGAGACATCAAAATTCCTACTTACAGAACACCGCTTGGTTCCAAGTGCCGAAGCAAAGAAAAAAGACGAATCAAGAACTCATCAAGCCACTCGGAAAACTGAAATTCTGGTAAGGGTGATAATTCATTTGTACTATCTTCCAGCAAAGCCATCTGCAAGTGAAAGACAGCTGAGTAACATTTAAAGAATGCATACATTTTTCCACAGGTATTATAAATATCAACATTTACATTGGAGAACAAAGAACCAATCAGTTGCATGGTTGCCAAGGTTTTTGGTGGATCATTGGCATCTAAACCAAGTAAGGCATTGGACAAAGCAATCATCAGAAGATCACTGAAAGAATCGGTGCCACCAAAATCATCTTGTTTGAAAGGTGAACATGACAGGGTAGTGAGAAACAGCGATCGCCCTGCATAAGCCACAGATGTCACAGCACTCTTCAACTGGTGTGTAGCTGTCATCTgatacaaaaatcaaaattgatgGAATTAAAAAAGTTTGGCAAGATGGAAAGCTTTTTAGGGAATTGAAAGAACaataatttttccatttcaaaTCCAGCTAAAAAGTAGTTTTTGTAGTATACTAACAGTCTCCAAAGCCATGTGGAAGCGAGATGCTAAAAATGGTAGAACAAGTGAAGGTTCCAGGTATGACAAAACAGAGGTTGCTGCAGCAACTGTATCAGATAGATTCTCATTCTTGCTATATTGACCACGATCAATCAGCTTCAGCAATGCATTTATAAAAGAAAGTCGGTCAGACTGCTGGAGGAAGAGTTCACTTTTCTTGCCATCATCCCTGCTGCTCCTGAAGATCAACAATTCCCAATCAAGAAAGCAATCCACATATCACTGATAAATGTAAACTAAACTCACAAGGATAGATTATCTGACATTTGCTCATGTAGCAAACGTTTGTGAAATATGTGAACCAAGTAAGCCAAAAAGCGCTCCAGTGAATAAGTCCAACGACCGCCATTAGAAGGATGATAATATCTGTATTTAAAAAATGGGTAAATGACAATATCTTATCCAGCAAAATCAATTTTTGTTGGAtgtaaaacaacaaaatttcagaaaacaaaCTGTTCCAAGAGGTTGACCAATTTCTCAAAGTATTTTTGTGCTGCACCACCAGGTTTCAATAGATAAACCTGCATCAGAAGTGAGATAATAAGTAAATATTTCATGGAACTACATAACACATTCTTAACTTCTCATGCTTCAAAATATCAACTTACAATTGATTTAGCAATAGCCTTTGATGGAG
The DNA window shown above is from Coffea arabica cultivar ET-39 chromosome 5e, Coffea Arabica ET-39 HiFi, whole genome shotgun sequence and carries:
- the LOC113690018 gene encoding proteasome activator subunit 4 isoform X1, with translation MHLYNAWLPPAVAEETKKEKESFHKVLKSVKESYKVDDPESVYATLKWVSVIDLFIKAKSELLMEDVTAVVKTGLELFQISENKLHVQVRWGNLLVKILNKYRKKLSLKVQWRPLYDTLIHTHFKRNTGPEGWRVRQRHFSTVTSLVRSSRRFFPPGSAFEIWSEFRSLLENPWHNSSFEGSGFVRLFLPTNLDNQDFFSQEWMNLCLDHWDCVPNSQFWNSQWASVTARVIKNYKFIDWEKFLPTLFNRYLNMFEVPVANGSGSNPFSVDVSRNTRFLFSNRTVTPSKAIAKSIVYLLKPGGAAQKYFEKLVNLLEQYYHPSNGGRWTYSLERFLAYLVHIFHKRLLHEQMSSRDDGKKSELFLQQSDRLSFINALLKLIDRGQYSKNENLSDTVAAATSVLSYLEPSLVLPFLASRFHMALETMTATHQLKSAVTSVAYAGRSLFLTTLSCSPFKQDDFGGTDSFSDLLMIALSNALLGLDANDPPKTLATMQLIGSLFSNMALLEDSTNELSPLPEFQFSEWLDEFLIRLFSLLRHLEPSGVLNEGVHSSTTSGTILVEDGPYYFCMLEIVLGRLSRALYKQALNKISKFVKSNILPGAIAEVGLLCCACVNSNPEEAVLHIVEPILLSVISSLRETPVMGYGGRRTSVAIGRSKCFFQEKATLSPALETNIEYQLKILSVAISYGGPALLRYKDEFKEVIFSAFDSTSWKVNGAGDHVLRSLLGSLIHYYPIDQYKCLLRHSAAASLEEWISTKDFSNAVPPVGPKWHIPCDDEVEFANELLKLHFDCALDDLQKICQSKIHCDPGNEKEHLKVTLLRIDSSLQGILSCLPDFRPSVGNGMVEDSGLFSFLIAGATGSLVGSTELREKAAEIIHAACKYLLEEKSDDSILLLLVIRIMDALGNYGSSEYEEWSSHRQAWKLESAAIIEPPINFIVSSHSKGKRRPRWALIDKAYMHSTWRSSQSSYHLFRTSGNISPSDHVLILLDDLLNLCLHSYETVRTLAGKSLLKMLKRWPSTISSCVYALSENLKAPSSPEYAVLGSCAVLSTQTVLKRLTSDAKALCCFLRGILSSSRHESLKSQKAITELFVKYNIYFEGIPRSILRASGIHSDATDFSDLVSEIGSMSFESTNLHWRYNLMANRVLLLLSMASANDPHSSTNILKETSGHFLKNLKSQLPQTRILAISALNTLLKESPYKVSAGNPVFIRDVQGTTKSSLEGALSIIFQEEGFFNETLSSLSHVHIIADADSASSRGHHGNSSFQSLADKSITHFYFDFSASWPRTPNWISLLGSDPFYSNFARIFKRLTQECGMPVLLALRDALIEFVNSQERSKQCVAAEAFAGVLHSDVAGVSEAWDSWMMTQLQNVIYSQSVESVPEWAACIRYAVTGKGKYGTRVPLLRQRVMDCLMTPLSQTVTSSVVAKRYTFLSAAFIEISPQRMLRGETELHFTLLKELVCNMSHSSAQVRESIGVTLCVLCSNIRLHESCSPSNSLEGVRGDVYGNFEGGSWDEYIVQRASELAVNIHNISACDILETSLDKTLDNGISKDHSRDDVNWMETVFHFVISSLKSGRSSVLLDVIAGLLYPIISLQETSNKDLSTLAKAAFELLKWRVFHGTRTQKAISLILSLGSDSNWRTRSATLTFLRTFMYRHTFILSNVDERQIWHTVEKLLADNQIEVREHAAAVLAGLMKGGDADLAEDFRNRAFREANIILKKRRQRNLRSGLSVASIHGPVLALAACVLSIPYDMPSWLPEHVTLLAHFVSEPSPVKSTVTKAVAEFRRTHADTWNIQKDAFSEDQLEVLADTSSSSSYFA